From a region of the Arvicanthis niloticus isolate mArvNil1 chromosome 6, mArvNil1.pat.X, whole genome shotgun sequence genome:
- the Tbkbp1 gene encoding TANK-binding kinase 1-binding protein 1 isoform X1 produces MESMFEDDISILTQEALGPSEVWLDGPGDPSLGEDMCSASHFALITAYGDIKERLGGLERENATLRRRLKVYEIKYPLITDFGEEHGFPLYEIKDGSLLEVEKVSLQQRLNQFQHELQKNKEQEEQLGEMIQAYEKLCVEKSDLETELGEMRALVETHLRQICGLEKQLQQQQSLRDAAFSSLSPPAVPATACPDLDMHYLALRGGPALGHAGWPGPTSVSVGELERRRLEEALEAAQGEARGAQLREEQLQAECERLQGELKQLQETRAQDLASNQSECDMAWVKRVGDDQVNLALAYTELTEELGRLRELSSLQGRILRALLQEQALNAGQRHSPLSQRHSPAPACPSPSPPARPPPCAPCQSPAAQRRSPVPPCPSPQQRRSPASPSCPSPVPQRRSPVPPSCQSPSPQRRSPVPPSCPAPQPRPPPPPGERTLAERAYAKPPSHHAKAGFQGRRSYSELAEGAAYAGASPTWLQAEAATLPKPRAYGGELYSPGRPLSPRRAFEGIRLRFEKQPSEEEEWAMPASPPSPEAGTIRCASFCAGFPIPESPAATAYAHAEHAQSWPSINLLMETVGSDIRSCPLCQLGFPVGYPDDALVKHIDSHLENSKI; encoded by the exons ATGGAGTCTATGTTTGAAGATGACATCAGTATCCTGACCCAAGAGGCCTTGGGGCCCAGTGAGGTGTGGCTGGATGGTCCTGGAGACCCGTCCTTGGGAGAGGACATGTGTTCTGCCTCCCACTTTGCTCTCATCACAGCCTACGGAGATATCAAGGAGCGGCTAGGAGGTCTGGAGAGAGAGAATGCCACCCTCCGCCGTCGCCTCAAAGTCTATGAGATCAAG TATCCACTGATCACTGATTTTGGAGAGGAGCATGGCTTCCCTCTGTATGAAATCAAGGATGGCTCCCTGCTGGAGGTGGagaaggtcagtctgcagcaaaGGCTCAACCAGTTCCAACACGAG TTGCAGAAGAATAAAGAGCAAGAAGAACAGCTCGGAGAGATGATCCAGGCTTACGAGAAACTGTGCGTGGAGAAAAGCGACTTGGAGACAGAGCTGGGGGAGATG CGGGCCCTGGTGGAGACCCACCTACGGCAGATCTGTGGTTTGGAGAAACAGCTACAGCAACAGCAAAGCCTCCGGGATGCAGCCTTCTCTAGCCTGAGCCCCCCAGCTGTCCCTGCCACAGCCTGTCCTGACCTGGACATGCACTATCTGGCTCTGAGAGGTGGACCTGCCTTGGGTCATG CAGGTTGGCCTGGCCCTACGAGTGTAAGTGTGGGTGAGCTGGAGCGGAGACGCCTGGAAGAGGCCCTGGAGGCCGCGCAGGGGGAGGCTCGGGGTGCTCAGCTGAGGGAGGAGCAGCTCCAGGCTGAGTGTGAGCGACTTCAGGGAGAGCTGAAGCAGCTGCAGGAGACCCGGGCCCAG GATCTGGCCTCCAACCAGTCGGAATGTGACATGGCTTGGGTAAAGAGAGTTGGGGATGATCA GGTGAACTTGGCGTTGGCCTACACAGAACTAACAGAGGAGCTGGGCCGGCTTCGGGAGTTGAGTTCCCTGCAGGGGAGGATCTTGAGAGCTTTGCTGCAGGAACAGGCCCTCAATGCAG GCCAAAGGCACTCACCGCTATCGCAACGTCACTCCCCGGCCCCCGCGTGCCCCTCACCTTCCCCGCCTGCCCGACCGCCGCCCTGTGCCCCGTGCCAGTCCCCTGCTGCACAGCGCCGCTCGCCCGTGCCCCCATGTCCTTCGCCCCAGCAGCGCCGCTCGCCTGCCTCGCCATCCTGCCCGTCGCCAGTCCCACAGCGCCGCTCGCCGGTGCCGCCATCGTGCCAGTCGCCCAGTCCGCAGCGCCGGTCACCTGTGCCACCCAGCTGCCCGGCCCCGCAGCCCCGGCCGCCGCCACCACCCGGGGAGAGGACGCTGGCCGAGCGTGCCTATGCCAAGCCGCCCAGCCACCACGCCAAGGCCGGCTTCCAGGGCCGCCGCAGCTACTCAGAGCTGGCAGAGGGGGCGGCCTACGCTGGTGCCTCCCCCACCTGGCTGCAGGCGGAGGCTGCCACGCTCCCCAAGCCCCGCGCCTATGGCGGCGAGCTCTATAGCCCGGGTAGGCCGCTCAGCCCGCGCCGAGCCTTCGAGGGCATCCGCCTGCGCTTTGAGAAGCAGCCATCGGAGGAAGAGGAGTGGGCCATGCCTGCCAGCCCGCCCAGTCCCGAAGCGGGCACCATCCGCTGCGCCTCATTCTGTGCGGGCTTCCCTATCCCAGAGTCGCCTGCAGCCACCGCCTATGCCCACGCTGAGCACGCACAGTCCTGGCCATCCATCAAT CTACTGATGGAGACGGTGGGCTCTGATATCCGCAGCTGCCCCCTCTGCCAGCTGGGCTTCCCTGTTGGGTACCCAGATGATGCCCTCGTCAAACACATTGACTCCCACCTGGAGAACAGCAAGATCTAG
- the Tbkbp1 gene encoding TANK-binding kinase 1-binding protein 1 isoform X2, producing the protein MESMFEDDISILTQEALGPSEVWLDGPGDPSLGEDMCSASHFALITAYGDIKERLGGLERENATLRRRLKVYEIKYPLITDFGEEHGFPLYEIKDGSLLEVEKVSLQQRLNQFQHELQKNKEQEEQLGEMIQAYEKLCVEKSDLETELGEMRALVETHLRQICGLEKQLQQQQSLRDAAFSSLSPPAVPATACPDLDMHYLALRGGPALGHGWPGPTSVSVGELERRRLEEALEAAQGEARGAQLREEQLQAECERLQGELKQLQETRAQDLASNQSECDMAWVKRVGDDQVNLALAYTELTEELGRLRELSSLQGRILRALLQEQALNAGQRHSPLSQRHSPAPACPSPSPPARPPPCAPCQSPAAQRRSPVPPCPSPQQRRSPASPSCPSPVPQRRSPVPPSCQSPSPQRRSPVPPSCPAPQPRPPPPPGERTLAERAYAKPPSHHAKAGFQGRRSYSELAEGAAYAGASPTWLQAEAATLPKPRAYGGELYSPGRPLSPRRAFEGIRLRFEKQPSEEEEWAMPASPPSPEAGTIRCASFCAGFPIPESPAATAYAHAEHAQSWPSINLLMETVGSDIRSCPLCQLGFPVGYPDDALVKHIDSHLENSKI; encoded by the exons ATGGAGTCTATGTTTGAAGATGACATCAGTATCCTGACCCAAGAGGCCTTGGGGCCCAGTGAGGTGTGGCTGGATGGTCCTGGAGACCCGTCCTTGGGAGAGGACATGTGTTCTGCCTCCCACTTTGCTCTCATCACAGCCTACGGAGATATCAAGGAGCGGCTAGGAGGTCTGGAGAGAGAGAATGCCACCCTCCGCCGTCGCCTCAAAGTCTATGAGATCAAG TATCCACTGATCACTGATTTTGGAGAGGAGCATGGCTTCCCTCTGTATGAAATCAAGGATGGCTCCCTGCTGGAGGTGGagaaggtcagtctgcagcaaaGGCTCAACCAGTTCCAACACGAG TTGCAGAAGAATAAAGAGCAAGAAGAACAGCTCGGAGAGATGATCCAGGCTTACGAGAAACTGTGCGTGGAGAAAAGCGACTTGGAGACAGAGCTGGGGGAGATG CGGGCCCTGGTGGAGACCCACCTACGGCAGATCTGTGGTTTGGAGAAACAGCTACAGCAACAGCAAAGCCTCCGGGATGCAGCCTTCTCTAGCCTGAGCCCCCCAGCTGTCCCTGCCACAGCCTGTCCTGACCTGGACATGCACTATCTGGCTCTGAGAGGTGGACCTGCCTTGGGTCATG GTTGGCCTGGCCCTACGAGTGTAAGTGTGGGTGAGCTGGAGCGGAGACGCCTGGAAGAGGCCCTGGAGGCCGCGCAGGGGGAGGCTCGGGGTGCTCAGCTGAGGGAGGAGCAGCTCCAGGCTGAGTGTGAGCGACTTCAGGGAGAGCTGAAGCAGCTGCAGGAGACCCGGGCCCAG GATCTGGCCTCCAACCAGTCGGAATGTGACATGGCTTGGGTAAAGAGAGTTGGGGATGATCA GGTGAACTTGGCGTTGGCCTACACAGAACTAACAGAGGAGCTGGGCCGGCTTCGGGAGTTGAGTTCCCTGCAGGGGAGGATCTTGAGAGCTTTGCTGCAGGAACAGGCCCTCAATGCAG GCCAAAGGCACTCACCGCTATCGCAACGTCACTCCCCGGCCCCCGCGTGCCCCTCACCTTCCCCGCCTGCCCGACCGCCGCCCTGTGCCCCGTGCCAGTCCCCTGCTGCACAGCGCCGCTCGCCCGTGCCCCCATGTCCTTCGCCCCAGCAGCGCCGCTCGCCTGCCTCGCCATCCTGCCCGTCGCCAGTCCCACAGCGCCGCTCGCCGGTGCCGCCATCGTGCCAGTCGCCCAGTCCGCAGCGCCGGTCACCTGTGCCACCCAGCTGCCCGGCCCCGCAGCCCCGGCCGCCGCCACCACCCGGGGAGAGGACGCTGGCCGAGCGTGCCTATGCCAAGCCGCCCAGCCACCACGCCAAGGCCGGCTTCCAGGGCCGCCGCAGCTACTCAGAGCTGGCAGAGGGGGCGGCCTACGCTGGTGCCTCCCCCACCTGGCTGCAGGCGGAGGCTGCCACGCTCCCCAAGCCCCGCGCCTATGGCGGCGAGCTCTATAGCCCGGGTAGGCCGCTCAGCCCGCGCCGAGCCTTCGAGGGCATCCGCCTGCGCTTTGAGAAGCAGCCATCGGAGGAAGAGGAGTGGGCCATGCCTGCCAGCCCGCCCAGTCCCGAAGCGGGCACCATCCGCTGCGCCTCATTCTGTGCGGGCTTCCCTATCCCAGAGTCGCCTGCAGCCACCGCCTATGCCCACGCTGAGCACGCACAGTCCTGGCCATCCATCAAT CTACTGATGGAGACGGTGGGCTCTGATATCCGCAGCTGCCCCCTCTGCCAGCTGGGCTTCCCTGTTGGGTACCCAGATGATGCCCTCGTCAAACACATTGACTCCCACCTGGAGAACAGCAAGATCTAG
- the Tbkbp1 gene encoding TANK-binding kinase 1-binding protein 1 isoform X3: MESMFEDDISILTQEALGPSEVWLDGPGDPSLGEDMCSASHFALITAYGDIKERLGGLERENATLRRRLKVYEIKYPLITDFGEEHGFPLYEIKDGSLLEVEKVSLQQRLNQFQHEKNKEQEEQLGEMIQAYEKLCVEKSDLETELGEMRALVETHLRQICGLEKQLQQQQSLRDAAFSSLSPPAVPATACPDLDMHYLALRGGPALGHAGWPGPTSVSVGELERRRLEEALEAAQGEARGAQLREEQLQAECERLQGELKQLQETRAQDLASNQSECDMAWVKRVGDDQVNLALAYTELTEELGRLRELSSLQGRILRALLQEQALNAGQRHSPLSQRHSPAPACPSPSPPARPPPCAPCQSPAAQRRSPVPPCPSPQQRRSPASPSCPSPVPQRRSPVPPSCQSPSPQRRSPVPPSCPAPQPRPPPPPGERTLAERAYAKPPSHHAKAGFQGRRSYSELAEGAAYAGASPTWLQAEAATLPKPRAYGGELYSPGRPLSPRRAFEGIRLRFEKQPSEEEEWAMPASPPSPEAGTIRCASFCAGFPIPESPAATAYAHAEHAQSWPSINLLMETVGSDIRSCPLCQLGFPVGYPDDALVKHIDSHLENSKI, from the exons ATGGAGTCTATGTTTGAAGATGACATCAGTATCCTGACCCAAGAGGCCTTGGGGCCCAGTGAGGTGTGGCTGGATGGTCCTGGAGACCCGTCCTTGGGAGAGGACATGTGTTCTGCCTCCCACTTTGCTCTCATCACAGCCTACGGAGATATCAAGGAGCGGCTAGGAGGTCTGGAGAGAGAGAATGCCACCCTCCGCCGTCGCCTCAAAGTCTATGAGATCAAG TATCCACTGATCACTGATTTTGGAGAGGAGCATGGCTTCCCTCTGTATGAAATCAAGGATGGCTCCCTGCTGGAGGTGGagaaggtcagtctgcagcaaaGGCTCAACCAGTTCCAACACGAG AAGAATAAAGAGCAAGAAGAACAGCTCGGAGAGATGATCCAGGCTTACGAGAAACTGTGCGTGGAGAAAAGCGACTTGGAGACAGAGCTGGGGGAGATG CGGGCCCTGGTGGAGACCCACCTACGGCAGATCTGTGGTTTGGAGAAACAGCTACAGCAACAGCAAAGCCTCCGGGATGCAGCCTTCTCTAGCCTGAGCCCCCCAGCTGTCCCTGCCACAGCCTGTCCTGACCTGGACATGCACTATCTGGCTCTGAGAGGTGGACCTGCCTTGGGTCATG CAGGTTGGCCTGGCCCTACGAGTGTAAGTGTGGGTGAGCTGGAGCGGAGACGCCTGGAAGAGGCCCTGGAGGCCGCGCAGGGGGAGGCTCGGGGTGCTCAGCTGAGGGAGGAGCAGCTCCAGGCTGAGTGTGAGCGACTTCAGGGAGAGCTGAAGCAGCTGCAGGAGACCCGGGCCCAG GATCTGGCCTCCAACCAGTCGGAATGTGACATGGCTTGGGTAAAGAGAGTTGGGGATGATCA GGTGAACTTGGCGTTGGCCTACACAGAACTAACAGAGGAGCTGGGCCGGCTTCGGGAGTTGAGTTCCCTGCAGGGGAGGATCTTGAGAGCTTTGCTGCAGGAACAGGCCCTCAATGCAG GCCAAAGGCACTCACCGCTATCGCAACGTCACTCCCCGGCCCCCGCGTGCCCCTCACCTTCCCCGCCTGCCCGACCGCCGCCCTGTGCCCCGTGCCAGTCCCCTGCTGCACAGCGCCGCTCGCCCGTGCCCCCATGTCCTTCGCCCCAGCAGCGCCGCTCGCCTGCCTCGCCATCCTGCCCGTCGCCAGTCCCACAGCGCCGCTCGCCGGTGCCGCCATCGTGCCAGTCGCCCAGTCCGCAGCGCCGGTCACCTGTGCCACCCAGCTGCCCGGCCCCGCAGCCCCGGCCGCCGCCACCACCCGGGGAGAGGACGCTGGCCGAGCGTGCCTATGCCAAGCCGCCCAGCCACCACGCCAAGGCCGGCTTCCAGGGCCGCCGCAGCTACTCAGAGCTGGCAGAGGGGGCGGCCTACGCTGGTGCCTCCCCCACCTGGCTGCAGGCGGAGGCTGCCACGCTCCCCAAGCCCCGCGCCTATGGCGGCGAGCTCTATAGCCCGGGTAGGCCGCTCAGCCCGCGCCGAGCCTTCGAGGGCATCCGCCTGCGCTTTGAGAAGCAGCCATCGGAGGAAGAGGAGTGGGCCATGCCTGCCAGCCCGCCCAGTCCCGAAGCGGGCACCATCCGCTGCGCCTCATTCTGTGCGGGCTTCCCTATCCCAGAGTCGCCTGCAGCCACCGCCTATGCCCACGCTGAGCACGCACAGTCCTGGCCATCCATCAAT CTACTGATGGAGACGGTGGGCTCTGATATCCGCAGCTGCCCCCTCTGCCAGCTGGGCTTCCCTGTTGGGTACCCAGATGATGCCCTCGTCAAACACATTGACTCCCACCTGGAGAACAGCAAGATCTAG